The Kribbella amoyensis genomic sequence CAGGCCGGCCCGGATCGCCGCCGCGGCCAGGTCGGGACCGGCGATGGCGAGATCCCGCTCGGACCCGGACTTCCACACCCGGACCGCCTCGGGGTCGAACGTCCGCTCGATCCGGGTCCGTTCGCTCGCGACCTCGGTGAGCGTCGAGGAGTACACGATCTTCTCCGCGGCCTGCCAGACCTGGGCGTAGTCGCGAATGACGTCCGGCTCGTCCGGGAGCTGGTCCGCGGTCTCCCAGAACACCATCGTCTCGTACATCCGCCGGCCGTACAGGTACGTCCCGATCGCGCGCTGCCGCTCGTTGATGAACGCGTGCAGCTCCTCGTCCGGCGTACCCCAGCCGAAGTTCCCGTCGCGGTCGCTCACGAACCCGTCGAGTGAGGTGATCATCGAGTAGATCAGCTTGCCCATCCGCCGTCCCTCCCGCAGAAGTCGTCAGTGCGCCGCAGCCGCCAGGCGCCGGCGGGTGTGCGCGAGCATCGTCGTCACCGGGCGG encodes the following:
- a CDS encoding dihydrofolate reductase family protein; this encodes MGKLIYSMITSLDGFVSDRDGNFGWGTPDEELHAFINERQRAIGTYLYGRRMYETMVFWETADQLPDEPDVIRDYAQVWQAAEKIVYSSTLTEVASERTRIERTFDPEAVRVWKSGSERDLAIAGPDLAAAAIRAGLVDEYELFVGPVIVGGGHPFFAADARAELELLEEQRFANGVLFARYGVTG